Proteins encoded by one window of Channa argus isolate prfri chromosome 1, Channa argus male v1.0, whole genome shotgun sequence:
- the LOC137099557 gene encoding major histocompatibility complex class I-related gene protein-like, whose translation MCLSLSPEFPLVSLLQKTPPSPVSCHATGFYPDRATMFWRRDGEELQEDVNYGELLNNHDGTFQMSVDLDLSLVRRGDWSRYRCMFQFSDVDQAIVTNLDPALIKTNWVEETPGTALVIALSAVVALLVVMATVIYIVYRKKKVEKPVMAVIILTFSCGAGQKPHLV comes from the exons atgtgtctctctctctctccagagTTTCCCTTGGTGTCTCTCCTTCAGAAGACCCCGCCATCTCCGGTGAGCTGCCACGCCACCGGCTTCTACCCCGACAGAGCCACCATGTTTTGGAGGAGAGACGGAGAAGAGCTTCAAGAGGACGTGAACTACGGCGAGCTGCTCAACAACCATGATGGGACTTTCCAGATGAGCGTGGATTTGGATCTTTCACTGGTCAGACGTGGTGACTGGTCCAGGTACAGGTGTATGTTCCAATTCTCTGATGTTGATCAAGCCATCGTCACCAATCTGGATCCAGCATTGATCAAGACGAACTGGG ttgaGGAGACGCCGGGCACAGCTCTCGTCATTGCTCTGTCTGCTGTAGTCGCGCTGCTTGTCGTCATGGCCACCGTCATCTACATTGTTTACAGAAAGAAGAAAGTTGAGAAACCAGTGATGGCTGTCATCATTCTCACTTTCTCCTGTGGTGCAGGACAGAAACCACATTTAGTGTAA